In a single window of the Olivibacter sp. SDN3 genome:
- a CDS encoding DUF4292 domain-containing protein — MSLLLALSSCKSKRLVVEKPLPGKTIASNRVLNGIQEHELNFNTFNARGKSSLMLNRDSYDATLNIKIKNAQRIWISVTTIFGIEAARVLITPERLKVMNRLNGTFIDQPFRYIHQFASDEITFDNLQSIIVGNMFNQALNYSDNAEKNNIGYLLNGIINNLNFEIQTNEDFKTVSHTLRGLAGNQYITTNYSDFTTVNKQLVARTMHLNAASTTVNLEMQLKYNRITLNEVLEMPFSIPAKYKEIK; from the coding sequence ATGTCATTACTTCTTGCGCTATCTTCATGCAAAAGTAAACGCTTAGTTGTAGAAAAACCGTTACCTGGAAAAACTATTGCCAGCAATAGGGTATTAAACGGTATACAGGAACACGAGTTAAATTTCAATACGTTTAATGCAAGGGGAAAATCATCATTGATGCTGAACAGGGACAGCTATGATGCCACGCTAAACATTAAGATAAAAAATGCACAGCGCATTTGGATTTCGGTAACTACAATCTTCGGCATCGAAGCGGCGCGGGTGCTCATTACTCCTGAAAGACTGAAAGTCATGAACCGGTTAAATGGTACCTTCATCGATCAACCTTTTCGTTATATACATCAGTTTGCTTCAGACGAAATTACGTTTGACAACCTTCAGTCGATTATCGTTGGCAATATGTTTAACCAGGCTTTAAATTATAGTGATAATGCCGAAAAAAACAACATTGGATATCTCTTAAACGGCATTATTAACAATTTAAACTTTGAAATACAGACCAACGAAGATTTCAAAACAGTAAGCCATACGCTACGAGGCTTGGCAGGCAATCAATACATTACAACAAATTATTCAGACTTCACTACCGTCAATAAGCAGCTTGTTGCCAGAACGATGCACCTCAATGCGGCATCGACGACAGTTAATCTCGAAATGCAGTTAAAATATAACCGTATTACGCTGAACGAGGTCCTTGAAATGCCTTTTAGTATTCCTGCTAAATATAAAGAAATAAAATAA
- a CDS encoding murein hydrolase activator EnvC, with translation MASAKRFKEESMIRVKSIFCILILSCIAFTVKAQSSAQLKKQREALTREIELLNKTLQSTSKDKSLSLKQVNALNAQINLRVKKINTISSEVNLIDKQIQNNTNNIRSLQAELTKLKRGYGAMVQFAFRNQSAYNKLMFIFASNDFNQAYKRLKYLQQFSDSRKKQAQEIENTQKTLEQKIAELAGNKKEKVALLSDQENEKKALDGQKSVKSKALNDLTQKEKQYKQELTKKQQEDARLARAIQAAIRKEIEEARRLAEEEARRKAAEEAKKNPTAKAPEKTAVAKTTDKEALLSTPEAAKLAADFTGNRGKLPWPVASGSITQGYGQYTYGKGVKVNSNGLTIRTAAGTQVRAVFDGIVTNVIQMQNQYTVLIKHGNYFTVYQNLKNVTVSRNQRVTVKQAIGTVAVDATEGTSDLHFEIWQGASPINPSSWLAGN, from the coding sequence ATGGCATCTGCCAAAAGATTTAAGGAAGAGAGCATGATTCGGGTAAAGTCAATATTCTGCATACTAATTTTGTCATGTATAGCCTTTACGGTAAAGGCGCAGTCGAGTGCACAGTTAAAAAAACAACGGGAAGCATTAACTCGTGAAATCGAATTGCTCAATAAGACATTACAATCCACTTCAAAAGATAAGTCATTATCGTTAAAGCAAGTCAATGCTTTAAATGCGCAAATCAATCTCCGGGTAAAAAAAATCAATACCATCAGCAGTGAGGTTAACCTCATAGATAAGCAGATTCAGAACAACACCAATAACATCCGATCGTTACAAGCAGAGCTAACTAAACTAAAAAGAGGTTACGGTGCGATGGTACAATTTGCCTTCCGTAATCAAAGTGCTTACAATAAGTTGATGTTTATTTTTGCTTCCAATGATTTCAATCAAGCCTACAAACGGCTGAAGTATTTGCAGCAATTTAGTGACTCACGTAAGAAACAGGCCCAGGAAATAGAAAATACACAAAAAACTTTAGAGCAAAAAATCGCAGAATTAGCAGGCAATAAAAAGGAAAAGGTCGCATTGCTTTCTGATCAGGAAAACGAGAAAAAAGCTTTAGACGGTCAGAAAAGTGTTAAATCCAAAGCGCTGAATGATTTAACACAAAAAGAAAAACAATATAAACAGGAGCTGACCAAAAAGCAACAGGAAGATGCGCGGCTAGCTAGAGCAATTCAGGCAGCCATCCGTAAAGAAATTGAAGAAGCACGACGCCTGGCGGAAGAAGAAGCACGACGTAAAGCGGCTGAAGAAGCCAAGAAAAACCCAACAGCAAAAGCTCCTGAAAAAACGGCCGTAGCCAAAACCACTGATAAGGAGGCGCTCTTATCAACTCCTGAAGCTGCAAAACTAGCTGCAGACTTTACTGGAAATCGTGGTAAGTTACCGTGGCCGGTAGCGTCCGGCTCCATTACACAGGGCTACGGTCAGTATACGTATGGAAAAGGTGTAAAAGTGAATAGCAATGGATTAACCATACGAACTGCCGCCGGAACACAGGTTCGGGCGGTTTTTGACGGCATAGTAACCAATGTTATCCAAATGCAAAACCAATATACGGTATTGATCAAACATGGTAATTATTTCACCGTATATCAGAATCTCAAAAATGTTACCGTTTCCAGAAACCAACGAGTAACTGTTAAACAAGCTATTGGCACTGTAGCAGTGGATGCGACT